The genomic window CCAACTCTGGCATTGAGCCGAGCTCGAGGACTGTTCTTCACGTACGAGTGAAGCCATTTCCCAGACTCTGCTGTGCCGAGCTGCGCCACCGCAGAGAGCGCGAGCACAACCGACACCTCATCGGGCTCGACACCTGATCTCAGCATCCGCCGGAACAACCGGAGAGCCTCATCAGGCCTCCCGTGCTGCGTGTACCCGTCGATCATGGCGTTCCAGCAGATGAAGTCCTTCGTGGGCAACCCGTCGAACAGATTGCGCGCGTCGTCCAGCGCGCCCATCTTGGCGTAGCAGGTGAGCATCGCGGTGACGGACACGACGTGAGGGTCCAGCATCCCGTCGAACAGTgcgcgagcggcggcggcgtccccCGCCCGCGCGTACATGCCGAGGAGCGCAGTGGCGACGTAGGAGTCGGCGGAGAGCGCCAGCTTGAAGGCGTATCCGTGCAGGGCGCGGCCGAGCGCGAGGCCGCTGCACGCGGGTAGGGAGGCGGAGAGGGTGTGCGCGGTGGGGAGGAGGCCCTGGGACAGCATGTCGGAGAGGAGCGCGAGGGCGGCGAGGTGGAGGCCGCGGGAGGAGTGCGCGTGGATGGTGGAGGTATAGAAGACGGCGGTCGGGTCGGGCGTGCGGCGGAGGAGAGCGACGGCGAGGTCGAGGCGGCCGGAGGCGGCGTACGCGCGCTGGAGGCGGAAGTCGACGGCTCGGTCGCGGTCGACGCCGGCGCGGACCGCCGCGGCGTGGAGCTCGGAGGCGCGGCGCGGGCACGCACAGCCCGCGAGGAGCGCCGCCGCGCGGTCGGCCGTGAGGGCGCCATGCTGGCCGCTAGCGCTAGAGTGTCTGgtcggggcggcggcggcgggcatgGCTTATTGTAGCTAGCTTATCTTGGCTGAGCGCAGCAGCAGGAAGCGATTTCGATTTTTATTTGTGTGGAAGGAGCCAAATGATATATATAGAGATAGATACATAGATAGACACACACGGCATGGCAAGTCTGCCTAGACGCACAACAGACTTACATTATACTATTGCGGTCGATCAAACTAGCTAAGTTTTTGTGAGTTAATAAATTAAAAGAGTCAATCCGTTGATATTATAAATGCATTAAATTTTACTTATCAGAGTATGtaatggagattttttttattcgaaTCATTAAAATATCTTTAGAATTATCCGATTTTCGATCCATTCGAAGCATATTGTTGAAAAAGATAcgcttaacaaaataagatctataGAGACTATATTCTAATGAAGTTTTAGATAGTTATATAGTTACAATATGATACTATTTTTATAGTAACTGATATATTTTGTGGATcgtaactatactgtttttggatcgtaactgggTCAGTTACGatcaaaaaataatatagttgtgattccaaaaataatatagttacgatcatatatatttgtgGTAACCGATCTATCTTGTAAAGTGTAATTATACTGTTTTTGGGATCGTAACTAAGAGTGCACgcagaggtgaacaagttacAATCACATATCAAAAATCACATAATTACGACTAAGAAGATATCAAGTTACAACCATATACATTTATAGTAACTATACTACTTTTAGAATCGTAACTCGATGGTAacgcaacagtgaactacaaTGCAACTAAAcatataataaatatatatatacctgcTATTGCTATTTTACACCTTTGATGTAACTTATTATTCTGCATCTAGGATGTATAATAAcatttgtgtgtgtgtatatagcAGGAAGCGATTCCGATTAATTCatgagggtgtgattggttatcTGTATGAGAGCAATCTAGCCTCGCGGATGCATATGATCTCAAGAGAAAAATGTATTTGGTTGTTTATATGTACTGTTCTAACTTAGCCCGACGAATGTAAATATGCACTCGCAGTCTGACCCGATAGATGCATCCGCTCATAGAGTCAGGCCCACTGGTTAttgtcacaaaatcattttcataCAAGCAATCAATCACAATCCCAACTCTTGCATTCGCTCGTACAAATTTAAATTCGAGCAACCAAACAGATACTCATTTTAGTATATCCACACAAATATAATCAATAAAACACTTCTATTTTAACAATACATGCAGACAAAACCCATGCGGGCAATGAGTGAACCACTCGCTGACACAAAATTACAGAACAGATAATACGAAAATTCTGAAGTAGAAAAGGAATACACCTAGAGTATTGGAAAAACAAATGGGAATGTTCCTAAGCATTTTGGAAGACCTTGCCTCGATTATACGCAAAGATATggtaaagaaaagaagaaatgtTAGAGTCGATCTTCAGTGTGCAAAACAGAGAACACCGGAACAACACTCGATTGGATTGGAAGAGTATTTTCTGATGTTTCATTCAGCTCGACAGAAGACAACCACTGCAATGCAGTATGCATCAACAGATGAGCCTACTTTATTTGCTACAAGCTTCACCTTAAGGCCACTACCCCTGTCACTACAATCAAACCTGACAATACATATACAGGCCAAAGTTGAATCCAATCATCCAACAAATCCATATATAAATTGCAATTCGCAAGTATGAGTAAACCAGAGTTGCACCATCCATTCAGTTCAAAAGGATACCAGGAATCAATAACCAAGTACTAAGGAACACCTTGCCAAGAATTCAGGGGTAAAATAAACCAAAGTCACTTCATCGACAGATAACTTAAAGGCTCACTTTATCTCAACTCAGGTTCTTGGCAACTCAGATAACTTAAAAGGTTCACTTTATCTCAACCAGAGTTACACCATCCATTCAGTTCAAAAGGATACCAGGAATCGATAACCAAGTACTAAGGAACACCTTGCCAAGAATTCAGGGGTAAAATAAAACAAAGTCACTTTATCTCAACTCAGGTTCTCAACACTCAGGACTAGACAGCAAGTATCGCAAGCGAACCGCAGGAGCAAATCAGCTTAGCTCTTGCCCCCAATCTCCTTGACAGCACAGATCTGTTCTTCCCCCATGGCGGACATCACAGTCAGGATCATATCCTTTCCTTCTTCATTCAATCCATTCTTGATCTGCGGACAGCAAGTAATGCGTCTAAGAGAGTAGAAACAGAAGCGGTAGAGGCGAAAGCTTGCGCCACCAAACGAGTTTGAGCTAGTGCACACACCTGGGCCTGCAGAACTTCATCAGTGGGAAGCTTCAGGTCATCCTTAGTGTTGCCACTCTCGGTCAAAAGGCTGACCTGTAAAATGCCCTCACTAAGTTATAAAAAGGAAAGCTTTGCTAAAAGAAGACAAAGGAGTAGGAAATGGAAAGAAAGGCCAGGTTGGAAGCAAACGTACAAATCCATCTTCAGAAATGTCAATCAGCTGATATTCAGTGCGAGCAACATGTGGGACCTGTGTGATGCACGCAACAAACGAAAAGTTTATACAAATTGTATGCCATTATAACTGAACAGCAATGTGAAATATGGTCTTCAGACAGCTTACGTCACAGTTGTGGGATGAAGGAACAATATCCTCAAGCTTCTTTCCATTGAAAATGTCAATGCCGACAAAGTGGCACTTGGCATGGCCATGCTTCCCAGTCTTGGAGGTGGAGACCTCAACAACCTACAGCAAATATCAAACCCAAATTATTCTTAGAACAAGACTTGTTTGGATCACACATGAGCACCATGTGAAGAATTGTTGGGTTACAAGTGACAATGAAGCAACCAGATGTACAAAGAAGCAGACGTAAGCAAAATAACCGTTCTAGTTATCATTCAAGTAAGCAAACAGAAAGCAGTAAAAGTAGTGATGCCTAGAATGAAACACTTCTATAATCAAGATCAAGCATGACATTAATGGCAGGAAATGGGAACGATCTATCAACTATCACAACATCTGCAGATTCTCAATTAAAACATAATGGCACATATGGGATGCACACTGCTACAAAAAGCAACTAAACATGATGAAAGGTGTATTGAGCACAAAAGGAGCTCCTTTGCCTAGTAGACACCTGACACAACTATGTGGAAATAGTTGTAGTTAAACCAGCATTGCTGAACTAAACATATCCATCAACTATAATAATAACAACAGCCATATCAACTGCTGCATAAACAGTGCAAGTAATATTGAATTCTTGTAAAACAGAAAAGATCTATCTGCTTTTTTCCAAATAACCTTGCGACATCTTGTTGTCTCATTAATATCCAACTGAAAAATATTCCTAGATTTAACTCTGCAATATTTCAAGATGGTTGTCTAGATGATCCACAATGCCTTTTAGTAACTACGCTCGCTACAGCAGATTAGATAGATATTTAGTAGAATTTCTATCTCCTATTCTATAGGGATCATCTAGAAAGCGGAGAGACTTGGTTCCATTCAGACAGAAAAGCTGACATAGATGTTAAGTGGTGAGAATATCCATAAATAATCAACCAACGCTGACTATAACCCCTAGCCTTCCAAGCTAAGGATGCAGGTTTGATTCCCGCTACCCACTTCACATcatccttctcttttttttaaaaaaagatcaaCCATGAACCATCATCTTTAACTAAATACATCATTCAGATGGGTGTAGAATATAAGTAGGCATCCAGACCCACAATAGGTGAGCGCCATGTGCTTAAAATAATATCCACTTGGATCAGAAGTCATATGAAATCAAGACAAAATTGAAACTTTGCTGGACGCATCGAAAGATAAAATCTTTATACTACACTGCATTTTGCAACTGTACGGCATACCTATCCATATTCTGCAACGGAATCCTTGTACGGCGAGTCTAGTGGATCTACCACTTTGCAGCATCTCTAAATTCACAACACACAAGCCTCAGGGCTCAGAAATCATTCTAGGCAAAGTACGCACCGGCAAGCCAGTCATTTTTCCAATAGCATAGGCTTAGATAATTAAATAAGTGCAAATCTCAACGAGGCCGATCCCAAGTAGTAGCAGAGACAGAGAGGGATTGAGGAACCGAACCTTGCAAGGACGATTCTTGATGACGATGTATCCGTTCTTGCGGATGGTGCCGGCCTGCTGCGGGTAGGTCTTGGAGGCGCCTGCGTCGGCCTTGGACTCGAAGTGATGCTCCTCCGAGTCCGACATTTCCTCCGAGGGAATCCTAGTAACACAGGAACAGCAGCAAGAAGAGGAACAGCACGGAAAGATGagaaaaaacaaacaagcagCAAGTTGATATTTTTTAAGAGATCTGGATCAAGGAAAGGGTTGCAGCTCACCGGTGGGGGTGGAGGAGGCGAGGAGATGCAACGACAGCAGCAGCCTGTGGTGACGAGGGTTGTTGGTCGCCCACACCGCAGGCGCAGGGCTGCCAAATTTTATCTGACGGGAACAGGATGGATAGGGATTGCCCTCGGGGGTGGATCAGTATGGGCCCGTGGTTGTTATGGAGCCCAGTAGATGATCGTATTTACTCTTCCTCGATCGACTCAAATACGAATAGATTTCACTCGACGAGGTTAGGACCATTGGGATTAGCAGAGGAGGGGTTTCCGGTAAGGATTTATAGCCGCCGAGCTTAGAAATAGGTTCGGGGAGGTAGACAGTTTAGACAATGAGGTGAGCACGGGAGCGACATGATGAGGCGGTGGGGATGTCATCGGCCGCGGTCGAGCGACGGATATTTGGTAGGCTAATGTCGGTGTGGGGTATCAAATCTGCCTTGGTTAGCACGAcggggcggcggaggcggatcCGACAGCGGGGACGGTGCCAGGGACGGGAGTAGGCTAGGGTAGGCGGGTGTCGGAGGGtaaactcctaaagcagggattcggagggacccctttgagattcggcagggggataattctgaatctgttttgcggagaaataaatgggcgtaaatgtgatggcaggtggaatggaatgatcggatgcagaatgcagtaaatgcactggaggtttttagacaggttcgagccgcactgagcttaataccctactcctgtgtggatgctataaatgcactaaGAATATCTCttagggatgttgctggttacaagaatatttgtctatcctagagttTCGGGCTCCCTATTCTTcgatgatctcagcttctgtacttgtcCAAGAGTGTTCCCTGTCTTCTGTTCCTTGTCTCTGAATCCCCTTTTCTGTGTCGATCGGCCCTTCCTTAAATACTTtaccggcggtagcgtgcctagaaagggagggcacatgcttcaaggcgccataaatggaaagcaaccatcatgggctgctgcgcgaagtgacgaggggttgaaaatgcacccccgTCCGG from Phragmites australis chromosome 14, lpPhrAust1.1, whole genome shotgun sequence includes these protein-coding regions:
- the LOC133891355 gene encoding eukaryotic translation initiation factor 5A-like — protein: MSDSEEHHFESKADAGASKTYPQQAGTIRKNGYIVIKNRPCKVVEVSTSKTGKHGHAKCHFVGIDIFNGKKLEDIVPSSHNCDVPHVARTEYQLIDISEDGFVSLLTESGNTKDDLKLPTDEVLQAQIKNGLNEEGKDMILTVMSAMGEEQICAVKEIGGKS